In Neomonachus schauinslandi chromosome 6, ASM220157v2, whole genome shotgun sequence, a genomic segment contains:
- the LOC110589638 gene encoding olfactory receptor 49-like, whose product MPMEMGNVTNVQEFILEGFPAIQHLGKVLFLVHLLAYLASIVSNAVIVTITSADSRLHTPMYFFLSIFSFLECGIISAVISKLLVIFLLGKQTISLPACFIQAFVTVFLGSAVFFLIAVMSLDRYVAICKPLHYLTIMNLKTCFLLVTACFALAFPLITGLVVKVSQLPFCGPHVIPHFFCDLA is encoded by the exons ATGCCCATGGAAATGGGGAATGTTACAAATGTCCAAGAATTCATCTTGGAGGGGTTTCCTGCCATCCAGCACCTGGGAAAGGTCCTCTTCCTGGTGCACCTGCTGGCATACCTGGCATCCATTGTAAGCAATGCTGTCATAGTCACCATCACCTCTGCTGACTCCCGGCTCCACACACCTATGTACTTTTTCCTCAGCATTTTCTCCTTCTTGGAGTGTGGTATCATAAGTGCTGTTATTTCTAAGTTGCTGGTCATCTTTCTCTTAGGCAAGCAAACCATTTCCCTTCCTGCCTGTTTCATACAGGCATTTGTCACTGTATTTCTGGGATCGGCAGTTTTTTTCCTCATAGCAGTGATGTCTCTGGATCGGTATGTGGCCATTTGCAAGCCTCTGCATTACCTGACCATCATGAACCTGAAGACTTGCTTCCTCCTGGTCACTGCCTGCTTCGCTTTGGCCTTCCCTCTCATCACTGGTCTGGTAGTAAAGGTTTCCCAGTTACCCTTCTGTGGCCCCCATGTCATCCCCCACTTCTTCTGTGACCTTG CTTAG